One genomic region from Magallana gigas chromosome 3, xbMagGiga1.1, whole genome shotgun sequence encodes:
- the LOC105321119 gene encoding uncharacterized protein isoform X3, whose amino-acid sequence MALVPRYRLSDVDPFMCTCGPCRKFWKDNFNDASDLLRESSSSRAQNTAPLSCKNSIVKVGDRVEVHGKYPGTVKFVGVIDDNAIAPNLYVGVKLDDNVNSVHNGLYKGKRYFHCTPGHGAMVKYTEVKPLKTPSKTPPVKNNYMFPSWDEVKTRRKQRNEKLAEIYAKAGVSPTPSMFSDNSHRSKSEPVINIGDPNDIAIRDQERRRKAELQKQKVQEEDFEKNELRRIRQQFGTGQEADRMAQTLLKLQRAYQEGLQLTNRRGTHFEINNADDDY is encoded by the exons ATGGCTCTGGTTCCAAGATATCGCTTA tCTGATGTAGATCCTTTTATGTGTACATGTGGTCCCTGTCGGAAATTCTGGAAAGATAATTTCAACGATGCCTCTGACTTGCTTCGTGAGTCTTCATCAAGCAGGGCTCAGAACACAGCTCCTCTCTCCTGTAAAAACAGCATTGTAAAAGTGGGAGACAGAGTCGAAGTTCATGGCAAATATCCTG GTACTGTGAAGTTTGTCGGGGTCATTGATGATAACGCTATAGCACCCAACCTGTACGTAGGAGTAAAGCTTGATGACAATG TAAATTCTGTTCACAATGGTTTGTACAAGGGTAAACGCTACTTCCACTGTACCCCAGGACATGGGGCAATGGTGAAGTACACGGAGGTCAAGCCCTTAAAGACCCCCAGTAAAACTCCCCCGGTCAAAAACAACTACATGTTCCCGAGCTGGGACGAGGTCAAAACGCGCCGGAAACAGAGGAACGAAAA GTTAGCTGAAATTTATGCCAAAGCAGGTGTATCCCCCACTCCATCCATGTTTAGTGACAACTCCCATAGATCCAAATCCGAGCCAGTGATAAACATTGGCGACCCTAATGACATTGCCATAAGG GACCAGGAGCGACGGAGGAAAGCTGAGCTTCAAAAACAGAAGGTACAGGAAGAGGACTTTGAGAAAAACGAACTCCGCAGAATACGTCAACAATTCGGCACCGGACAGGAAGCCGATCGTATGGCACAGACATTACTCAAACTACAACGAGCCTATCAGGAGGGTCTCCAACTGACCAATCGCAGAGGAACTCATTTTGAAATTAACAATGCCGATGATGATTACTGA
- the LOC105321120 gene encoding probable phospholipid-transporting ATPase IIB translates to MRRIYGTAKRSLRASRRKRQYLSDDDSDEEDETCLDEMPLMYNNEVSFKMDESDSLVNRRRYRNQSRLGQFINDGWESTCGRCWERLCNRRKEYHPRNVPIGLQRSSDEKYPKNVIRNQKYSIFTFIPKVLFEQFKFFLNLYFLVMALSQFIPEIRIGYLYTYWGPLGFVIFVTMCREALDDYRRYRRDKEANSQKFRKLTRDGMVPVPSSNIKVGDLIVVDKNQRVPADMIFLRTTEKTGACFIRTDQLDGETDWKLKLAVQSTQKLQTSVDILDIHAEVYAEAPQKDIHSFVGVFKRYDEPVEDSLSVENTLWSNTVVASGSALGVVIYTGAETRSVMNTSQPPSKVGLLDLEVNTLTKLLFSAVLVLSVVMLALKGFEGPWYRYLFRFILLFSYIIPISLRINLDMGKAAYSFMIQKDKAIPETIARSTTIPEELGRVSYLMSDKTGTLTQNEMVFKKLHLGTVSFTPETMDEVQSHLRTTFAQQQKEPQSSQQPFLGPSMTPSRSSGPVRRTVITRVFEAVRALALCHNVTPVYEESDNSEAGYETEADQQSQQEVVYQASSPDEVALVTWTESVGLTLLKRDLNSMQLRAPNGSVINYHILHIFPFTSETKRMGIIVKEEKTGEISFYMKGADVVMQTIVQYNDWLEEECGNMAREGLRTLVVAKKILTEEQYQEFDNRYHQAKMSIQDRNTKVQGVIESLERDMELLCLTGVEDKLQDGVRPTLEMLKNAGIKVWMLTGDKLETAICIAKSSKLVSRTQDVHIFGVVNGRTEAHLQLNALRKKQDNALIITGNSLQVCLKYYEHEFVELACQCPSVVVCRCSPTQKADIVKLLQNHTGKRTCSIGDGGNDVSMIQAANVGVGIVGKEGKQASLAADFSITQFSHIGRLLMVHGRNSYKRSAALSQFVMHRGLIISTMQAVFCSVFYFASIALFPGFLMIGYATVYTMYPVFSLVLDKDVSAETAMTYPELYKELVKGRSLSFKTFFLWVLISIYQGGIIIYGALWLFDEDFVHVVSITFTALILTELLMVALTIRTWHWAMAVAEVFSLAIYIASLIVLRNYFDGTFLRTFDFIWKVVAITSVSCIPLYILKYLRKKFSPPVYAKLT, encoded by the exons ATGAGGAGAATCTACGGTACAGCGAAACGATCTCTGCGCGCAAGTAGGCGAAAAAG aCAATACTTAAGTGATGATGACTCTGATGAAGAAGATGAGACTTGCTTGGATGAAATGCCACTGATGTATAACAATGAAGTAAGCTTTAAAATGGATGAGAGTGATTCTCTTGTCAACAGAAGACGGTACCGAAACCAGTCCAGATTAGGACAGTTCATCAATGATGGATGGGAAAGCACATGTGGAAG ATGTTGGGAAAGATTGTGCAATAGAAGGAAAGAGTATCACCCCAGAAATGTCCCAATAGGACTTCAAAGATCCTCAGATGAGAAGTATCCAAAAAATGTCATTCGCAATCAGAAGTACAGCATCTTCACATTCATACCAAAG GTATTATTTGAACAGTTTAAGTTTTTCTTAAACCTGTACTTTCTGGTGATGGCATTGTCCCAGTTTATACCCGAGATCAGAATTGGATACCTCTACACCTATTGGGGGCCTCTG GGATTTGTCATTTTTGTGACAATGTGTCGAGAGGCCCTAGATGATTACAGAAGATACAGACGTGACAAGGAAGCCAACTCCCAGAAATTCCGCAAGCTGACCAGAGATGGAATGGTTCCAGTTCCCAGTAGTAACATCAAAGTCGGGGATCTTATTGTCGTAGACAAG aaCCAGCGGGTGCCAGCAGACATGATTTTCTTGAGAACCACTGAGAAAACAGGTGCTTGTTTCATCAGAACAGATCAGCTGGATGGAGAGACGGACTGGAAACTGAAACTAGCAGTACAGAGTACTCAGAAACTCCAGACCAGTGTG GACATCCTGGATATCCATGCAGAGGTTTATGCAGAAGCCCCACAGAAAGATATCCACAGTTTTGTTGGGGTCTTCAAAAGG TATGATGAACCTGTAGAAGACTCACTAAGTGTTGAGAACACACTTTGGTCTAATACAGTAGTGGCTTCAGGCTCAGCCCTTGGGGTAGTGATATATACAGGGGCGGAGACACGCAGTGTGATGAACACTTCTCAACCTCCATCAAAG GTTGGCCTGCTGGACCTGGAGGTGAACACCCTGACCAAGCTGCTGTTTTCTGCTGTCCTCGTCCTGTCTGTGGTCATGCTGGCTCTGAAG ggATTTGAGGGGCCCTGGTACAGATATCTGTTTCGATTTATTCTTCTCTTTTCTTACATCATACCCATAAG TTTGAGAATCAATCTAGATATGGGCAAGGCAGCATATTCATTTATGATTCAAAAGGATAAAGCAATCCCAGAAACCATCGCCCGTAGTACCACAATTCCTGAGGAACTGGGTCGAGTTAGCTACCTCATGTCAGATAAGACGGGCACACTCACTCAAAATGAAATG GTTTTCAAAAAGTTACACTTAGGTACTGTGTCATTCACGCCCGAGACAATGGATGAG GTGCAATCCCATTTGAGGACTACATTTGCCCAACAACAGAAGGAGCCCCAGTCCTCACAACAGCCCTTCCTGGGCCCCTCCATGACCCCCTCACGTAGCAGTGGGCCTGTACGTCGGACGGTCATCACCCGAGTGTTTGAGGCAGTGAGGGCCCTGGCCCTGTGTCACAATGTCACCCCTGTCTATGAGGAGAGTGACAACAGTGAGGCTGGATACGAAACTGAGGCTGACCAACAGAGTCAGCAGGAAGTGGTGTACCAGGCCTCCAGTCCCGACGAG GTAGCACTAGTGACGTGGACAGAGAGTGTGGGGCTGACGTTACTGAAGAGAGATCTGAACTCCATGCAGCTGCGAGCCCCCAACGGCTCGGTCATCAACTATCACATCCTCCATATCTTCCCGTTCACCTCTGAAACCAAGAGAATGGGGATCATTGTAAAG GAAGAGAAAACAGGAGAGATTTCCTTTTACATGAAAGGAGCTGATGTTGTTATGCAGACAATTGTGCAGTATAATGATTGGCTGGAAGAAGAG TGTGGAAATATGGCAAGAGAAGGGCTTCGTACTTTGGTGGTTGCCAAGAAAATACTGACTGAAGAACAGTACCAAGAATTTGAT aatCGGTATCATCAAGCTAAGATGAGCATCCAGGACAGAAATACCAAAGTCCAGGGGGTGATAGAGAGCTTGGAGAGGGACATGGAGCTGTTGTGTCTGACCGGGGTTGAGGACAAGCTACAGGATGGGGTCAGGCCGACCCTGGAAATGCTGAAAAATGCTGGCATCAAG GTGTGGATGCTGACAGGGGATAAACTGGAGACGGCTATATGTATCGCCAAGAGTTCCAAGCTGGTGTCCAGGACTCAGGACGTCCACATCTTTGGTGTGGTCAATGGCAGAACAGAGGCTCACTTACAGCTGAACGCACTCAGGAAGAAACAAGACAATGCTCTGATAATCACTGGCAACTCTCTACAG GTGTGCCTTAAATACTATGAACACGAGTTTGTGGAGTTGGCCTGTCAATGTCCGTCAGTCGTCGTCTGTCGATGTTCTCCAACTCAGAAAGCTGACATCGTAAAGCTCCTACAGAACCACACAGGCAAACGCACATGCTCGATAG GAGATGGAGGAAATGATGTCAGCATGATTCAAGCAGCGAATGTTGGAGTGGGAATTGTGGGAAAA GAGGGTAAGCAGGCATCCCTTGCCGCCGATTTCTCCATCACTCAGTTCAGTCACATTGGTCGACTCCTGATGGTGCACGGCAGAAACAG TTACAAACGCTCAGCTGCCCTCAGTCAGTTCGTCATGCATCGTGGCCTGATCATCTCAACAATGCAGGCCGTATTCTGCTCCGTGTTTTATTTTGCGTCTATTGCTCTATTCCCAGGCTTTCTCATGATTgg CTATGCCACCGTTTATACAATGTACCCTGTGTTTTCCCTGGTGCTTGACAAGGATGTTTCCGCGGAAACAGCAATGACCTATCCAGAACTGTATAAGGAACTAGTCAAG GGGAGATCACTttcctttaaaacatttttcctgtGGGTTCTTATTAGTATATATCAAG GTGGTATCATTATCTATGGTGCTCTGTGGCTTTTTGACGAGGACTTTGTTCACGTGGTGTCCATAACCTTCACTGCCCTGATTCTGACAGAACTGCTGATGGTTGCCTTGACGATAAGAACCTGGCATTGGGCCATGGCTGTAGCTGAAGTGTTCAGTTTGGCAATCTATATCGCTTCTCTCATCGTTTTGCGGAATTACTTTG ATGGGACCTTTCTGAGGACCTTTGACTTTATATGGAAAGTGGTGGCCATTACATCAGTTAGCTGTATACCCCTGTATATCCTAAAGTACCTGCGCAAGAAGTTCTCTCCCCCTGTATATGCCAAATTAACATGA
- the LOC105321119 gene encoding uncharacterized protein isoform X1: MALVPRYRLSDVDPFMCTCGPCRKFWKDNFNDASDLLRESSSSRAQNTAPLSCKNSIVKVGDRVEVHGKYPVHGCLETAGTVKFVGVIDDNAIAPNLYVGVKLDDNVNSVHNGLYKGKRYFHCTPGHGAMVKYTEVKPLKTPSKTPPVKNNYMFPSWDEVKTRRKQRNEKLAEIYAKAGVSPTPSMFSDNSHRSKSEPVINIGDPNDIAIRDQERRRKAELQKQKVQEEDFEKNELRRIRQQFGTGQEADRMAQTLLKLQRAYQEGLQLTNRRGTHFEINNADDDY; encoded by the exons ATGGCTCTGGTTCCAAGATATCGCTTA tCTGATGTAGATCCTTTTATGTGTACATGTGGTCCCTGTCGGAAATTCTGGAAAGATAATTTCAACGATGCCTCTGACTTGCTTCGTGAGTCTTCATCAAGCAGGGCTCAGAACACAGCTCCTCTCTCCTGTAAAAACAGCATTGTAAAAGTGGGAGACAGAGTCGAAGTTCATGGCAAATATCCTG TGCATGGATGTCTTGAAACAGCAG GTACTGTGAAGTTTGTCGGGGTCATTGATGATAACGCTATAGCACCCAACCTGTACGTAGGAGTAAAGCTTGATGACAATG TAAATTCTGTTCACAATGGTTTGTACAAGGGTAAACGCTACTTCCACTGTACCCCAGGACATGGGGCAATGGTGAAGTACACGGAGGTCAAGCCCTTAAAGACCCCCAGTAAAACTCCCCCGGTCAAAAACAACTACATGTTCCCGAGCTGGGACGAGGTCAAAACGCGCCGGAAACAGAGGAACGAAAA GTTAGCTGAAATTTATGCCAAAGCAGGTGTATCCCCCACTCCATCCATGTTTAGTGACAACTCCCATAGATCCAAATCCGAGCCAGTGATAAACATTGGCGACCCTAATGACATTGCCATAAGG GACCAGGAGCGACGGAGGAAAGCTGAGCTTCAAAAACAGAAGGTACAGGAAGAGGACTTTGAGAAAAACGAACTCCGCAGAATACGTCAACAATTCGGCACCGGACAGGAAGCCGATCGTATGGCACAGACATTACTCAAACTACAACGAGCCTATCAGGAGGGTCTCCAACTGACCAATCGCAGAGGAACTCATTTTGAAATTAACAATGCCGATGATGATTACTGA
- the LOC105321121 gene encoding annexin A7 produces MNFYGAPTVDKGSLQGQPGYPSSGYPPSQPGLVQGSSLTQPRYPGPAGAMGQQYAGAPMGTTAQAMQGYSSISGYPSGMAYPSSMAGAGVQFRSAQPVHHPSLQTLPSTTLAYASQYPSMTPSYLSSHQLHQGTSYPPGNPVMTMPGALAHQGGFPGVTVTSVPRGFPVGAHSTIPAGHPSSLPAGMSPLGYPSGYPGQGPAYPSSNAYGGGQYPGI; encoded by the exons ATGAACTTTTATGGAGCTCCCACAGTAGACAAAGGTAGTCTTCAGGGACAGCCAGGGTACCCGTCCTCTGGCTACCCCCCTTCTCAGCCTGGCCTGGTACAGGGGTCGTCCCTGACCCAGCCCCGCTATCCTGGTCCAGCTGGAGCAATGGGTCAGCAGTACGCAGGGGCTCCCATGGGTACTACAGCCCAGGCCATGCAGGGATACAGCTCCATTTCTGGCTACCCATCAG GAATGGCTTATCCCAGTAGTATGGCTGGCGCTGGGGTACAGTTTCGGTCGGCCCAGCCTGTACATCACCCCTCCCTCCAGACCCTGCCCTCCACAACACTGGCCTACGCCTCGCAGTATCCCTCCATGACCCCCTCATACCTCAGCTCCCATCAGTTACATCAGGGTACCAGCTACCCCCCAGGAAACCCTGTGATGACCATGCCAGGGGCTCTGGCACATCAAGGGGGCTTTCCGGGTGTAACTGTGACCAGTGTCCCACGAGGATTCCCTGTTGGGGCTCACAGTACCATTCCAGCTGGACATCCAAGCTCTCTGCCAGCTGGAATGTCCCCCCTGGGGTACCCCAGTGGATACCCTGGGCAGGGCCCCGCCTATCCGTCGTCTAATGCTTACGGTGGAGGACAGTACCCGGGGATTTAA
- the LOC105321130 gene encoding uncharacterized protein: protein MKVVVTLRLPGPTLTPIIPGPTLTPITPGPTLTPITPGPTLTPITPGPTLTSITPGPTLTSITPGPTLTPITPGPTLTPITPGPNLTPISPGPTLTPIAPGPTLTPITPGPNLTPISPGPTLTPIAPGPTLTPITPGPTLTPITPGPTLTPITPGPTLTPIAPGPTLTPITPGPTLTLIAPGPTLTPIAPGPTLTPITPGPTLTPITPGPTLTPITPGPHPYSNHTWFHPYSNHTWPNPYSNHTWSFPNSNITWPHPYSNSTWPNPYSNHTWPNPYSNHTWPNPYSNHTWSNPYSDHTWSHPYSNHSWPNPYSNHTWSNPNPNHTWSNSNSNLVLPDPTTITITPGPPPPPPLLKSNLAQP from the coding sequence atgaaaGTGGTGGTGACCCTCAGGTTACCTGGCCCCACCCTAACTCCAATCATACCTGGCCCCACCCTTACTCCAATCACACCTGGTCCCACCCTTACTCCAATCACACCTGGCCCCACCCTTACTCCAATCACACCTGGCCCCACCCTTACTTCAATCACACCTGGCCCCACCCTTACTTCAATCACACCTGGCCCAACCCTTACTCCAATCACACCTGGCCCCACCCTTACTCCAATCACACCTGGCCCCAACCTCACTCCAATCTCACCTGGTCCCACCCTTACTCCAATCGCACCTGGCCCCACCCTTACTCCAATCACACCTGGCCCCAACCTCACTCCAATCTCACCTGGTCCCACCCTTACTCCAATCGCACCTGGCCCAACCCTTACTCCAATCACACCTGGCCCCACCCTTACTCCAATCACACCTGGTCCAACCCTTACTCCAATCACACCTGGCCCCACCCTTACTCCAATCGCACCTGGCCCAACCCTTACTCCAATCACACCTGGTCCCACCCTTACTCTAATCGCACCTGGCCCCACCCTTACTCCAATCGCACCTGGCCCAACCCTTACTCCAATCACACCTGGCCCAACCCTTACTCCAATCACACCAGGTCCAACCCTTACTCCAATCACACCTGGCCCCCACCCTTACTCCAATCACACTTGGTTCCACCCTTACTCCAATCACACCTGGCCCAACCCTTACTCTAATCACACCTGGTCCTTCCCTAACTCAAATATCACCTGGCCCCACCCATACTCCAATAGCACCTGGCCCAACCCATACTCCAATCACACCTGGCCCAACCCTTACTCCAATCACACCTGGCCCAACCCTTACTCCAATCACACTTGGTCCAACCCTTACTCCGATCACACCTGGTCCCACCCTTACTCCAATCACTCCTGGCCCAACCCATACTCTAATCACACGTGGtccaaccctaaccccaaccacACCTGGTCCAATTCTAACTCCAATCTCGTCTTGCCCGACCCTACTACAATCACAATCACACCTggcccgcccccccccccccccttactcAAATCAAACCTGGCCCAACCCTAA
- the LOC105321119 gene encoding uncharacterized protein isoform X2: MSTQEHKSDVDPFMCTCGPCRKFWKDNFNDASDLLRESSSSRAQNTAPLSCKNSIVKVGDRVEVHGKYPVHGCLETAGTVKFVGVIDDNAIAPNLYVGVKLDDNVNSVHNGLYKGKRYFHCTPGHGAMVKYTEVKPLKTPSKTPPVKNNYMFPSWDEVKTRRKQRNEKLAEIYAKAGVSPTPSMFSDNSHRSKSEPVINIGDPNDIAIRDQERRRKAELQKQKVQEEDFEKNELRRIRQQFGTGQEADRMAQTLLKLQRAYQEGLQLTNRRGTHFEINNADDDY; the protein is encoded by the exons ATGTCTACCCAAGAACACAAG tCTGATGTAGATCCTTTTATGTGTACATGTGGTCCCTGTCGGAAATTCTGGAAAGATAATTTCAACGATGCCTCTGACTTGCTTCGTGAGTCTTCATCAAGCAGGGCTCAGAACACAGCTCCTCTCTCCTGTAAAAACAGCATTGTAAAAGTGGGAGACAGAGTCGAAGTTCATGGCAAATATCCTG TGCATGGATGTCTTGAAACAGCAG GTACTGTGAAGTTTGTCGGGGTCATTGATGATAACGCTATAGCACCCAACCTGTACGTAGGAGTAAAGCTTGATGACAATG TAAATTCTGTTCACAATGGTTTGTACAAGGGTAAACGCTACTTCCACTGTACCCCAGGACATGGGGCAATGGTGAAGTACACGGAGGTCAAGCCCTTAAAGACCCCCAGTAAAACTCCCCCGGTCAAAAACAACTACATGTTCCCGAGCTGGGACGAGGTCAAAACGCGCCGGAAACAGAGGAACGAAAA GTTAGCTGAAATTTATGCCAAAGCAGGTGTATCCCCCACTCCATCCATGTTTAGTGACAACTCCCATAGATCCAAATCCGAGCCAGTGATAAACATTGGCGACCCTAATGACATTGCCATAAGG GACCAGGAGCGACGGAGGAAAGCTGAGCTTCAAAAACAGAAGGTACAGGAAGAGGACTTTGAGAAAAACGAACTCCGCAGAATACGTCAACAATTCGGCACCGGACAGGAAGCCGATCGTATGGCACAGACATTACTCAAACTACAACGAGCCTATCAGGAGGGTCTCCAACTGACCAATCGCAGAGGAACTCATTTTGAAATTAACAATGCCGATGATGATTACTGA
- the LOC105321119 gene encoding uncharacterized protein isoform X4, whose amino-acid sequence MSTQEHKSDVDPFMCTCGPCRKFWKDNFNDASDLLRESSSSRAQNTAPLSCKNSIVKVGDRVEVHGKYPGTVKFVGVIDDNAIAPNLYVGVKLDDNVNSVHNGLYKGKRYFHCTPGHGAMVKYTEVKPLKTPSKTPPVKNNYMFPSWDEVKTRRKQRNEKLAEIYAKAGVSPTPSMFSDNSHRSKSEPVINIGDPNDIAIRDQERRRKAELQKQKVQEEDFEKNELRRIRQQFGTGQEADRMAQTLLKLQRAYQEGLQLTNRRGTHFEINNADDDY is encoded by the exons ATGTCTACCCAAGAACACAAG tCTGATGTAGATCCTTTTATGTGTACATGTGGTCCCTGTCGGAAATTCTGGAAAGATAATTTCAACGATGCCTCTGACTTGCTTCGTGAGTCTTCATCAAGCAGGGCTCAGAACACAGCTCCTCTCTCCTGTAAAAACAGCATTGTAAAAGTGGGAGACAGAGTCGAAGTTCATGGCAAATATCCTG GTACTGTGAAGTTTGTCGGGGTCATTGATGATAACGCTATAGCACCCAACCTGTACGTAGGAGTAAAGCTTGATGACAATG TAAATTCTGTTCACAATGGTTTGTACAAGGGTAAACGCTACTTCCACTGTACCCCAGGACATGGGGCAATGGTGAAGTACACGGAGGTCAAGCCCTTAAAGACCCCCAGTAAAACTCCCCCGGTCAAAAACAACTACATGTTCCCGAGCTGGGACGAGGTCAAAACGCGCCGGAAACAGAGGAACGAAAA GTTAGCTGAAATTTATGCCAAAGCAGGTGTATCCCCCACTCCATCCATGTTTAGTGACAACTCCCATAGATCCAAATCCGAGCCAGTGATAAACATTGGCGACCCTAATGACATTGCCATAAGG GACCAGGAGCGACGGAGGAAAGCTGAGCTTCAAAAACAGAAGGTACAGGAAGAGGACTTTGAGAAAAACGAACTCCGCAGAATACGTCAACAATTCGGCACCGGACAGGAAGCCGATCGTATGGCACAGACATTACTCAAACTACAACGAGCCTATCAGGAGGGTCTCCAACTGACCAATCGCAGAGGAACTCATTTTGAAATTAACAATGCCGATGATGATTACTGA